A single genomic interval of Oculatellaceae cyanobacterium harbors:
- a CDS encoding mucoidy inhibitor MuiA family protein, translated as MNSETLNSDISKTVDTLICAVTIYTEQARIRRRGVVALDGQEKELIILGLPAILNPESLRVSGAGTQAVRVLEISTKLVSQVESVDQQLTELTQQIRELEAQERGIQNILASVQLQRNFIHSLSEKSVERFSKSLASQQAGINEARDLLNFLGQHYNDYSTVITQNEQQRNDINQQLQILRQQLQQLQIPRVQESLNLIVTIAPTAACNFEIEVSYVVKQASWIPLYDLQISDNGERVNINYLAEVQQRTGEDWIDAFLTLSTAKPELGTLPPKLNPWYIDVLRPRVDYPPPPMALPSAPMNMPRQRMLRSANLPEDYEETDAMFAVETVAAEVSTQGGVVTFQLKQSSNIPSDGTPHKVTIFSDDYPCRKEYIAIPRLVSFAYLQATVTNPQTGATLLPGKANIFRNNTFVGTTQLENIAPGQEFKLNLGIDESLKIERDLVERQVDKKLIGSHRRTTYAYRLVITNLRDEQVTIKLSEQVPLSRNEQIKVRLTRCNPQIEADKMGILEWSLMLPPQSKQEIYYQFLVEHSPDLTVVGLNL; from the coding sequence GTGAACTCAGAAACATTAAATTCCGATATCAGTAAGACAGTAGATACCCTAATCTGTGCAGTAACAATCTACACAGAGCAAGCAAGAATCAGACGACGTGGTGTTGTAGCGCTGGATGGTCAAGAAAAAGAACTTATAATTTTAGGGTTACCAGCAATTCTCAATCCCGAATCTCTAAGGGTTAGCGGTGCGGGAACCCAAGCAGTACGGGTATTAGAAATTAGCACAAAACTTGTATCTCAGGTTGAATCTGTTGATCAACAACTTACTGAGTTAACTCAACAAATTCGAGAATTAGAAGCACAAGAACGAGGTATTCAAAATATATTAGCATCTGTGCAATTGCAACGGAATTTTATCCACTCCTTGAGTGAAAAATCTGTTGAGCGTTTCTCAAAAAGTTTAGCCAGTCAACAAGCAGGAATTAATGAAGCTAGAGATTTGCTCAACTTTTTAGGGCAGCACTATAACGATTATTCTACTGTCATTACCCAAAATGAACAGCAGCGTAATGACATTAACCAGCAGCTACAGATACTCCGCCAACAGTTGCAACAATTGCAAATACCTCGCGTTCAAGAAAGTTTAAACCTGATTGTCACAATCGCCCCTACTGCTGCTTGCAATTTTGAAATTGAGGTATCCTATGTTGTTAAGCAAGCTAGCTGGATACCACTTTACGATTTACAAATTAGTGACAACGGTGAACGAGTAAATATCAACTATTTAGCAGAAGTACAGCAACGTACTGGTGAAGATTGGATAGATGCGTTTCTTACTCTTTCCACAGCTAAACCAGAACTAGGAACATTACCACCCAAGTTAAATCCTTGGTATATCGATGTTCTCAGACCAAGAGTAGATTACCCACCTCCTCCGATGGCATTACCTAGCGCTCCAATGAATATGCCGAGGCAAAGGATGCTAAGGTCTGCTAATCTTCCTGAAGACTACGAAGAGACTGATGCTATGTTTGCAGTCGAAACTGTGGCAGCAGAAGTATCAACGCAAGGGGGTGTCGTTACTTTCCAACTCAAACAAAGCAGCAATATCCCCTCTGATGGCACACCTCATAAAGTGACGATTTTCAGCGACGATTATCCGTGTCGCAAAGAGTATATTGCCATTCCTCGGCTAGTTAGCTTTGCTTATCTGCAAGCAACTGTGACTAATCCTCAAACAGGTGCAACTTTATTACCTGGTAAAGCAAATATCTTTCGGAACAATACTTTTGTCGGTACTACCCAATTGGAAAATATTGCACCCGGTCAAGAGTTTAAACTCAACTTAGGTATTGATGAAAGTTTAAAAATAGAGCGCGATTTAGTTGAGCGTCAGGTAGATAAAAAGTTGATAGGTAGTCACCGTCGGACTACTTATGCCTATCGCCTAGTGATTACTAATTTACGTGACGAGCAAGTTACGATTAAACTATCTGAACAAGTACCACTCAGCCGTAACGAGCAAATTAAAGTACGCCTAACGCGCTGCAATCCCCAAATTGAAGCGGATAAGATGGGAATACTCGAATGGTCACTAATGCTGCCGCCTCAATCTAAACAGGAAATATATTATCAATTCCTAGTTGAGCATTCACCTGATTTAACAGTAGTTGGGCTAAATTTGTAA
- a CDS encoding AAA family ATPase, which produces MIEFAAITSVISKYAPQASQLIVKQAQKNEAVIKILQELKLNSTQIVDDIDTVYGYTLVKYGVFKPEAILNLFREKLIKDYFWEAYSNNAPWKFVENTKKFLHQNSELKTQIVNVKIYVLPEIEEFGEAFIAVAKQTKASKYQPYPDWNLDVYPKEFKALIFEKTRLFCGRDFVFQAINKFFSTQPKGYFTVIGDAGMGKSAIAAKYISAIKCPCYFNVFAEGRNKPEQFLANIRQQLIKRYSLQNADNADLRTVLQKASEELEGKKLVIVVDALDEVEQEGNSNLLDLPQNLPDGVYFLLTRRPYNQETKRLTVSPETPVDELDLTKSDYAALIQEDVKEYIHLFLKNDSKLIDWINERNISDDNFTQEIAIKSENNFMYLRYVLPGISEGKYNDLTLNGLPQGLQDYYTTHWHRMGMDNESNEKKVKILYILVERGEPISSTMISEILDEDEYEVKSVLNDWVEYVTRKVNEEEQKTYYSIFHRSFLEFLQDQDKLDKDRKLFIEVNKSMADYMLREMK; this is translated from the coding sequence ATGATAGAATTCGCCGCCATTACTTCCGTAATTAGTAAATATGCTCCTCAAGCTAGTCAACTGATCGTTAAACAAGCTCAAAAAAACGAAGCTGTTATCAAAATTTTACAAGAATTAAAACTTAATTCTACCCAAATTGTTGATGATATTGATACTGTTTATGGGTACACCCTCGTAAAATATGGCGTATTTAAACCTGAAGCAATTTTAAATTTATTTAGAGAGAAATTAATTAAAGATTACTTTTGGGAGGCTTACAGTAATAATGCTCCCTGGAAGTTTGTAGAAAATACTAAAAAGTTTCTTCATCAAAATAGCGAACTAAAAACGCAAATAGTTAATGTCAAAATTTACGTATTGCCTGAAATAGAAGAATTTGGCGAAGCTTTTATTGCAGTTGCTAAACAAACGAAAGCGTCAAAATATCAGCCTTATCCAGATTGGAACTTAGATGTTTATCCTAAAGAGTTTAAAGCCTTAATTTTTGAGAAGACTCGTTTATTCTGCGGTCGCGATTTTGTTTTTCAAGCTATTAATAAATTTTTCTCAACTCAACCCAAAGGTTATTTTACTGTGATTGGGGATGCAGGGATGGGAAAAAGCGCGATCGCAGCTAAATATATCTCAGCTATCAAATGTCCTTGTTATTTTAATGTATTCGCAGAAGGACGCAATAAACCAGAACAGTTTTTAGCTAATATTAGGCAACAGTTGATTAAACGATATTCTCTCCAAAATGCAGACAACGCGGATCTAAGAACTGTATTGCAAAAAGCAAGTGAAGAACTGGAAGGGAAAAAACTTGTTATTGTTGTTGATGCCCTAGATGAAGTAGAACAAGAAGGAAATAGTAATCTTTTAGATTTACCCCAAAACTTGCCGGATGGAGTTTATTTTTTACTAACAAGAAGACCTTACAACCAAGAAACAAAACGTTTAACTGTTTCTCCAGAGACTCCTGTAGATGAATTAGATTTAACCAAAAGTGATTATGCTGCTTTGATTCAGGAAGATGTCAAAGAGTATATTCACTTGTTTTTGAAGAATGATTCTAAACTGATAGATTGGATTAATGAACGCAATATTTCTGACGATAATTTCACTCAGGAGATAGCTATCAAGAGTGAAAATAATTTCATGTATTTACGTTATGTATTACCTGGAATCTCTGAAGGTAAATACAACGATCTAACTCTGAATGGATTACCCCAAGGTCTTCAGGATTACTATACAACTCATTGGCATCGGATGGGGATGGATAATGAATCCAATGAAAAGAAAGTAAAAATCCTTTATATCTTAGTAGAAAGAGGTGAACCCATATCTTCAACCATGATTTCAGAAATTCTTGATGAAGATGAATATGAGGTGAAATCCGTTTTAAATGATTGGGTTGAGTATGTGACTCGGAAAGTAAATGAAGAGGAACAAAAAACTTACTACAGTATTTTTCATCGCAGTTTTCTAGAATTTCTACAAGACCAAGATAAATTAGATAAAGATCGCAAACTCTTTATAGAAGTTAATAAAAGTATGGCTGATTATATGCTCAGAGAGATGAAATAA
- a CDS encoding methylenetetrahydrofolate reductase: MNNFRAAVKAGEFIVTAEVAPPKGGDPALMVRMAQTLKGRVHAVNITDGSRAVLRMSPVAASVILLQHGIEPICQVACRDRNRIGLQADLMGAHALGIRNILALTGDPVKAGDHPDAKSVFDLESVRLLQLIRKLNHGFDCNDKLLTDGATDLFVGAAVDPESSSWSGLQRRFERKVEAGAQFFQSQLISNFDKLEKFMDQIAAGTDKPILAGIFLLKSAKNAEFINRCVPGVNIPQHTIDRLASASDPLQEGIKIAAEQVQVARQLCQGIHMMAVKREDLIPEILDLAGISEQLTINNEQLSMTN, from the coding sequence ATGAATAATTTTCGTGCTGCCGTCAAGGCTGGTGAATTTATAGTTACCGCAGAGGTAGCACCCCCCAAGGGAGGCGATCCTGCACTTATGGTGCGGATGGCGCAAACCCTCAAAGGCAGAGTCCACGCCGTTAATATTACTGATGGTAGTCGGGCAGTATTGCGGATGTCTCCTGTAGCTGCTTCTGTGATCTTGTTACAGCACGGAATTGAACCAATTTGTCAAGTAGCTTGCCGCGATCGCAACCGCATCGGATTACAAGCTGACCTCATGGGCGCACACGCCCTTGGTATTCGCAACATCCTTGCCCTCACTGGTGATCCAGTCAAAGCAGGCGATCATCCCGACGCTAAAAGTGTTTTTGATCTAGAATCAGTACGCCTACTGCAACTGATTCGCAAACTCAATCACGGATTCGATTGTAACGATAAACTCTTAACTGACGGCGCTACAGACTTGTTTGTTGGTGCCGCAGTCGATCCAGAATCTTCTAGTTGGTCTGGACTACAGCGCAGGTTTGAACGCAAAGTAGAAGCAGGCGCACAGTTTTTCCAAAGTCAGCTAATTTCTAACTTTGACAAACTGGAAAAATTTATGGATCAAATCGCTGCTGGTACAGACAAACCGATTTTAGCTGGTATTTTCTTACTGAAATCTGCTAAAAATGCCGAATTTATTAATCGCTGCGTACCAGGAGTTAACATTCCACAGCACACAATTGATCGTTTAGCAAGTGCATCAGATCCTTTACAGGAAGGTATTAAGATTGCCGCCGAACAAGTCCAGGTAGCGCGTCAACTTTGCCAGGGTATTCACATGATGGCAGTCAAGCGAGAAGACTTGATTCCCGAAATACTAGATTTAGCTGGAATTTCCGAGCAATTAACAATTAACAATGAACAATTATCAATGACCAATTAA
- a CDS encoding DUF429 domain-containing protein: MKFIGIDFGWVSGASGLCCLEWRNNQLEILNLDRQQSNVDILTWLETWISPDEPGIIAVDAPTLIPNATGMRLPDKLSHKYFGKYHAGCYPASLARSYAQKTVQFGLELEVRGFVHAPIIEPQKLERYQIEVYPHAAIVNLFNLDRILKYKKGKLADRRIELCKLSQYIIDILPTYQPKLDLSFSSIPSLRFGGSLISEFPTTGAALKALEDQLDALICAYVAAHWWYWGVERNLVLGDRTTGYIVIPNRN; encoded by the coding sequence ATGAAATTTATCGGAATTGATTTTGGCTGGGTATCTGGCGCTAGTGGATTATGCTGTTTGGAATGGCGAAATAATCAATTAGAAATTTTAAATTTAGACCGCCAACAATCAAATGTAGATATTCTTACTTGGCTTGAAACTTGGATATCACCTGATGAACCAGGAATAATTGCCGTGGATGCACCAACTTTGATTCCTAATGCTACAGGAATGCGCCTACCAGATAAACTCAGTCATAAATATTTTGGTAAATATCACGCTGGTTGCTATCCTGCAAGTTTAGCACGTTCTTATGCTCAAAAAACTGTTCAATTTGGTTTAGAATTAGAAGTACGTGGATTTGTTCACGCACCAATTATAGAACCTCAAAAATTGGAAAGGTATCAAATAGAAGTATATCCCCACGCAGCAATAGTAAATTTATTTAACTTAGATCGCATCTTGAAATATAAAAAAGGAAAACTGGCAGATCGTCGAATAGAATTGTGTAAATTATCCCAGTATATTATCGATATTTTACCCACTTATCAACCTAAACTAGATCTCTCTTTCTCCTCTATACCTTCTCTGCGTTTTGGTGGTTCGTTAATCTCAGAATTTCCGACCACAGGTGCAGCACTCAAAGCATTAGAAGATCAACTCGATGCTCTTATATGTGCGTATGTAGCTGCACATTGGTGGTATTGGGGCGTTGAGCGTAATTTGGTATTAGGCGATCGCACTACTGGATATATAGTTATTCCGAATAGAAATTAG
- a CDS encoding ATP-binding protein, which yields MNNIAKNTINIPRYPPEFEQIITAKNHNFVGREFVFTAINSFLAQYDRGYFTIIGEPGIGKSAILAHYVSQNPGVIYYNVEIAGEDPPQPPFLTGECENTPEDRGEYEEFLSTVCTQLIEIAQNQGSKNITSDATTEGGGFFSLLLQQISDRLHPEERLIITIDGCDRIDINNQPRGSNILYLPRYLPEKVYFLLTRRPFLPDKSGLLIETPSQYLDLSAYLEQNRADVQEYIKNYHLLHPSEMGWLKINEHETNFMYASEILKAINQDIYPQGLQIYYQNHLNKMNLITTNQQTIAGKVLNIVVQEQSISIETIAERLDEDEYEIKVVLGKWREFLHLESIAAEVKYSLYHPSFRDWLQQKMAANI from the coding sequence ATGAATAATATTGCCAAAAATACAATAAATATCCCCAGATACCCGCCAGAATTTGAGCAAATTATTACCGCTAAAAATCACAATTTCGTCGGGCGTGAATTTGTCTTTACTGCTATCAATAGCTTTCTCGCTCAATATGACCGAGGCTACTTTACTATTATCGGTGAACCTGGGATTGGTAAAAGTGCCATTCTTGCCCATTATGTTAGCCAAAACCCTGGGGTCATTTATTACAATGTCGAAATTGCTGGTGAAGATCCCCCCCAACCCCCCTTTTTAACGGGGGAGTGTGAGAACACACCCGAAGATCGGGGGGAGTATGAGGAATTTTTGAGTACGGTTTGCACTCAATTAATAGAAATTGCTCAAAATCAAGGTAGTAAAAATATTACATCTGATGCTACTACAGAAGGCGGTGGCTTTTTCTCTTTGTTACTGCAACAAATTAGCGATCGCTTGCATCCAGAAGAACGTTTAATTATTACTATTGATGGGTGCGATCGCATTGATATCAACAATCAGCCTCGCGGTTCAAATATTTTATATTTACCTCGCTATCTACCAGAAAAAGTTTATTTTCTCCTAACTCGCCGTCCTTTCTTACCAGATAAATCTGGTTTACTAATTGAAACACCATCTCAATATTTAGATTTATCAGCATACCTAGAACAGAATCGTGCTGATGTACAGGAATATATTAAAAATTATCATCTCCTCCACCCCTCAGAAATGGGATGGTTGAAAATCAACGAACATGAAACTAATTTTATGTACGCTAGCGAAATATTAAAAGCTATAAATCAAGACATTTATCCACAAGGGTTACAAATTTATTATCAAAATCACTTAAATAAAATGAATTTAATAACTACTAACCAGCAAACAATAGCTGGAAAGGTGCTAAATATTGTAGTACAAGAGCAATCAATATCAATAGAAACAATAGCGGAAAGATTAGACGAAGATGAATATGAAATCAAAGTAGTTTTAGGAAAATGGCGAGAATTTTTGCATTTAGAATCAATAGCAGCAGAAGTTAAATATAGCCTTTATCATCCTAGTTTTCGTGATTGGTTGCAGCAAAAAATGGCAGCTAATATTTGA
- a CDS encoding isochorismatase produces the protein MILQTITQLPIPSHFDATKVGQLWRVPYQERAVDAKDWAKKYEIPPASQDKTRICLLLIDVQNTFCLPEFELFVGGRSGTGAVDDNVRLCEFIYRNLGVISAIAPTMDTHTAMQIFHPIFWINDAGEHPTPAATNITPADIKQGLWKVNPAVADISGGDYSTLQAHAFHYVQQLSNAGKYPLTVWPYHSMLGGIGHALVSAVEEALFFHSIARSSQTRFEIKGDNPLTENYSVLSAEVLQDVNGQPIAQKNTSFIQHLLEFDAVIIAGQAKSHCVAWTIEDLLTEITAKHSNLAQKIYLLEDCTSPVVVPGVVDYTEQADDAFARFAEAGMNLVNSTAPIESWL, from the coding sequence ATGATTTTACAAACAATAACTCAACTACCCATTCCTTCACACTTTGATGCTACTAAAGTTGGGCAATTGTGGCGAGTACCCTATCAAGAAAGGGCTGTTGATGCGAAAGATTGGGCGAAAAAGTACGAGATTCCACCTGCATCACAGGATAAAACTCGCATTTGCCTGTTATTAATTGATGTGCAAAATACGTTTTGCTTGCCTGAATTTGAACTATTTGTTGGTGGTAGAAGCGGTACGGGTGCTGTAGATGATAATGTGCGGTTGTGTGAATTTATTTATCGAAATTTGGGAGTGATAAGCGCGATCGCACCTACAATGGATACTCACACTGCTATGCAAATCTTCCATCCCATCTTCTGGATAAACGATGCAGGCGAACACCCCACACCCGCCGCTACCAACATTACACCCGCCGATATTAAACAAGGTTTATGGAAAGTAAATCCTGCTGTTGCTGATATTAGTGGTGGCGATTACTCTACATTACAAGCACACGCTTTTCATTATGTGCAGCAACTCAGTAATGCAGGTAAGTATCCCTTAACAGTTTGGCCTTATCATTCCATGCTGGGAGGCATTGGTCATGCCTTAGTTTCAGCAGTCGAAGAGGCATTATTCTTTCATAGCATTGCTAGAAGTAGCCAAACTAGATTTGAAATTAAAGGTGATAATCCTTTAACTGAAAACTATTCAGTATTGAGTGCGGAAGTTTTACAAGATGTTAATGGACAACCAATAGCGCAGAAAAATACCAGCTTTATTCAACATCTGCTGGAATTTGATGCAGTAATCATTGCTGGTCAAGCTAAGAGTCACTGTGTAGCTTGGACAATTGAAGATTTATTAACAGAAATAACAGCCAAACATTCTAACTTAGCTCAAAAAATATACCTTCTGGAAGATTGCACATCGCCAGTTGTAGTACCTGGAGTGGTAGATTACACAGAACAAGCTGATGATGCCTTCGCTAGGTTTGCCGAGGCTGGCATGAATTTGGTTAACTCAACTGCGCCAATCGAAAGCTGGCTATAA
- the trpS gene encoding tryptophan--tRNA ligase, with protein sequence MGKQRVFSGVQPTGNPHLGNYLGAIRNWVEIQSQYENYFCVVDLHAITVPHNPATLASDTYNTAALYLACGIDLQCSNIFIQSHISAHSELTWLLNCITPLNWLQDMIQFKEKAIKHGENVGTGLVDYPVLMAADILLYQADKVPVGEDQKQHIELTRDIAARFNHQFARKKPVLKLPEPLIRAEGARVMSLTDGTRKMSKSDPSDLSRINLLDSPEEIQKKIKRCKTDPVKGLTFDDPERPECNNLLTLYMLLSGKSKEEVATECQDMGWGQFKPLLADTAVAALKPIRDKYKEVMDDKGYLESVLRDGREKAEAIASDTLAKVKAALGYSVPL encoded by the coding sequence ATGGGTAAGCAGCGAGTTTTTTCTGGGGTACAACCTACTGGTAATCCTCACCTGGGTAATTATCTGGGTGCAATACGCAACTGGGTAGAAATTCAAAGCCAGTACGAAAATTATTTCTGTGTAGTAGATTTACACGCAATTACAGTGCCGCACAACCCTGCGACGTTGGCATCTGATACCTACAACACTGCCGCACTCTATTTAGCTTGTGGCATTGATTTGCAATGCTCTAACATATTTATCCAATCTCATATATCTGCCCATAGTGAACTTACTTGGCTACTTAACTGCATCACGCCTCTAAACTGGTTGCAAGATATGATCCAGTTCAAGGAAAAGGCTATTAAGCATGGGGAAAATGTTGGTACTGGTTTAGTAGATTATCCCGTATTAATGGCGGCAGATATTTTGCTTTACCAAGCGGATAAAGTTCCTGTAGGGGAAGATCAAAAGCAACACATAGAACTAACACGCGATATTGCTGCCAGATTTAACCATCAATTTGCCCGTAAAAAGCCTGTTTTGAAGCTACCAGAACCATTAATTCGGGCTGAAGGCGCAAGAGTTATGAGTCTCACTGATGGTACGCGCAAAATGTCTAAGTCTGATCCTTCAGATTTGAGCAGAATTAATCTGTTAGATTCACCGGAGGAGATTCAGAAGAAGATTAAACGTTGTAAAACCGATCCAGTTAAAGGTTTAACATTTGACGACCCAGAAAGACCTGAGTGCAACAATTTGTTAACTCTATATATGCTACTTTCTGGCAAGAGTAAAGAAGAGGTAGCAACTGAGTGTCAGGATATGGGATGGGGGCAGTTTAAACCTTTGCTTGCAGATACCGCAGTTGCAGCCCTCAAGCCGATTCGGGATAAGTATAAAGAAGTCATGGACGACAAGGGTTATCTGGAGTCTGTGTTGCGTGATGGACGGGAAAAAGCGGAAGCGATCGCATCTGACACCCTTGCTAAAGTAAAAGCAGCATTAGGTTACTCTGTGCCATTGTGA